A single Flavobacterium sp. 1 DNA region contains:
- a CDS encoding MarC family NAAT transporter, producing the protein MDLFIYLFVALFSVLNPIGTVPIFVGLTQGDSKQECSRISLWTSINVFLILIISFFIGKYVLSFFGISIDSLRIAGGLIIVSSGFSLLSGKFNKKRGINKKIETDAQKRNDIALTPLAIPMLAGPGSISLLIAFYQEHHAANELIIASLAILAIAVAIFIILRSAHYLAQILGASGIVAISRIVGFIVVAIGIQYIVSALINIIKSNLM; encoded by the coding sequence ATGGATTTATTTATTTACTTATTTGTTGCTTTATTTTCTGTATTAAATCCTATTGGAACCGTTCCGATCTTTGTAGGTCTGACACAAGGTGATTCCAAACAAGAATGTTCAAGAATTTCATTATGGACTTCTATAAATGTGTTTCTGATCCTTATAATCTCATTTTTTATAGGAAAATATGTTTTAAGCTTTTTTGGGATTAGTATTGATTCCCTAAGAATTGCGGGAGGTCTAATTATTGTAAGCTCGGGATTTTCTTTACTTTCGGGTAAATTCAATAAAAAGCGAGGTATCAATAAAAAGATAGAAACCGATGCTCAAAAACGAAATGATATTGCTTTAACCCCCTTGGCGATTCCCATGCTGGCTGGACCAGGTTCTATTTCTCTATTAATTGCTTTTTATCAGGAACATCATGCTGCTAACGAACTTATAATTGCCAGTCTGGCTATATTGGCAATCGCTGTTGCAATTTTTATTATTTTGAGAAGTGCTCATTATTTAGCTCAAATTCTAGGAGCATCAGGTATTGTTGCGATATCAAGAATTGTAGGATTTATAGTTGTCGCAATTGGCATTCAATATATTGTTAGCGCACTAATCAATATTATTAAAAGCAATTTGATGTAA
- a CDS encoding CoA-binding protein: MTKNKKTLIIGATTKPEKAAFKAIEMLVAKGHSVLALGQNTGEVGGIKINTKAIPVKNIDTISLYINPARQRDYYNYIVEVKPKRVLFNPGTENPEFYQLLELNNIKFEAACTLVLLTLNKY; this comes from the coding sequence ATGACAAAAAATAAAAAAACATTAATTATTGGTGCTACTACAAAGCCAGAAAAGGCAGCTTTTAAAGCAATTGAAATGCTTGTAGCCAAAGGGCATTCAGTTCTTGCATTAGGACAAAATACAGGAGAGGTTGGGGGTATAAAAATAAATACAAAAGCAATTCCAGTCAAAAATATCGATACCATTTCGTTATATATAAACCCTGCGCGTCAAAGAGATTATTATAATTATATCGTAGAAGTCAAACCCAAACGTGTTTTATTTAATCCAGGCACTGAGAACCCAGAGTTTTATCAGTTGTTAGAATTAAACAATATAAAGTTTGAAGCAGCCTGTACATTAGTTTTATTGACATTAAATAAATATTAA
- the recR gene encoding recombination mediator RecR: protein MEFSSKLIEKAVNEMSQLPGIGKRTALRLVLHILKQPKEQAAFLAQALVTMREEIKYCKSCHNISDREVCEICSNPSRNHQIICVVEDIRDVMAIENTGQFRGIYHVLGGKISPIDGVGPSQLTITTLVEKAKLGQITEIIFALSSTMEGDTTNFYIYKQIADLPIVVSTIARGIAVGDELEYADEVTLGRSILQRVPFEKSLKIN, encoded by the coding sequence ATGGAATTTTCTTCAAAATTAATAGAAAAAGCAGTTAATGAAATGTCTCAATTGCCAGGAATTGGTAAGAGAACCGCTTTACGGCTGGTTTTGCATATTTTAAAACAGCCCAAAGAACAAGCCGCTTTTTTGGCACAAGCATTGGTTACAATGCGGGAAGAAATTAAGTATTGCAAAAGCTGTCATAATATATCGGATAGAGAAGTTTGTGAAATTTGTAGTAATCCAAGCCGTAATCATCAGATTATATGTGTTGTTGAGGATATTCGGGATGTAATGGCTATCGAAAACACAGGGCAGTTTAGAGGGATTTACCATGTCTTGGGAGGGAAAATTTCACCAATTGACGGAGTAGGTCCAAGTCAGCTTACTATTACTACATTGGTAGAAAAAGCCAAGTTGGGACAAATCACAGAGATTATTTTTGCGTTAAGCTCTACTATGGAAGGAGATACAACGAATTTTTACATCTATAAGCAAATCGCTGATTTACCTATAGTAGTTTCAACAATTGCAAGAGGTATTGCTGTTGGGGATGAATTAGAGTACGCTGATGAAGTTACTCTAGGCAGAAGTATCTTGCAAAGAGTTCCTTTTGAGAAATCATTAAAAATCAATTAA
- a CDS encoding polysaccharide biosynthesis/export family protein, with product MNKHLVYLFLFISVLFTSCIPVKDLVYLQKKDNSSNENAITMVESKPYRLQTHDVLSITIKASDPKLVTIFNPTASGSPSSQSESGLYFDGFTVDDHGNIRIPVLGEMNVMGFTLEEVRISIEKQLLAEYFKDDASIFVVVKLAGFRYTINGEVGSTGTKTLFQEKVNIMEAVANAGDISITGDRKSVTIIRQTPNGTEMKDLDLTNINVMNSPYYFLQPNDYIYVKPLKQKTWGTGSTGIQSLTTIITLLSLVSTTYLLLKK from the coding sequence ATGAACAAGCACTTAGTCTATCTTTTTTTATTTATCAGTGTATTATTTACATCCTGTATACCAGTAAAAGATTTGGTTTACCTTCAGAAAAAGGACAATTCTTCAAATGAAAATGCAATTACAATGGTTGAGTCTAAACCATATCGTCTGCAAACGCATGATGTATTGAGTATTACTATTAAAGCTTCAGATCCAAAACTAGTAACTATTTTCAACCCAACTGCCAGTGGTTCTCCATCAAGCCAATCAGAATCAGGACTGTATTTTGACGGCTTTACAGTAGATGATCATGGGAATATTCGAATTCCTGTTTTGGGAGAGATGAACGTGATGGGGTTTACTTTGGAAGAAGTTCGTATCAGTATTGAAAAACAATTGTTAGCTGAATATTTTAAAGATGATGCCAGTATTTTTGTAGTGGTAAAATTAGCAGGTTTTCGTTATACAATAAATGGAGAGGTGGGTAGTACAGGAACAAAAACACTTTTTCAGGAAAAAGTAAATATAATGGAGGCCGTTGCTAATGCTGGAGATATAAGTATTACAGGGGATAGAAAATCAGTAACTATTATTAGGCAAACTCCCAATGGTACCGAAATGAAAGACCTCGATTTGACCAATATCAATGTCATGAATTCACCCTATTATTTTTTACAGCCAAATGACTATATTTATGTAAAACCACTCAAGCAAAAAACATGGGGTACAGGCAGTACGGGAATTCAATCTTTGACAACGATTATTACACTATTATCTTTAGTTTCTACCACTTATTTATTGCTTAAAAAATAA
- a CDS encoding polysaccharide biosynthesis tyrosine autokinase, which yields MLDIKDFAVFENVPSFDFKGFLLKILSYWKWFLISVFFALMVAYQVNIRKEKIYSIETLISAKEETNPLFTSSTNLVFNWGGASDQIQTILTTLQSRSHNELVVDKLQFYIDYLVQGKYNLIDAYGAVPFHVDIDKMQGQLAGTLIGIKFVSENEYQIKILFEGSSVSVIHYSDNSYANTSVVEGEFIKKYKVGEQVSLPFLNWKLQINDNPGLYKGNEYFVRFNDFNGTVSAYRNLNVRADDKGSSIITLGMQGTNKARMVEYLNSTVKMLMKRQLDNKNLFATNTINFIDSTLVAMESQLKKTGDELKSFRKGKNIFEVEGNGGAKFSDKILDFDVEKDAVNRKITYYNSLKTYLKNSVDYSKLPAPSVAGIEDPNIVVNVSKLIALSTQRSEMAYAVKSEKIFRDFDNQMEAVKNVLLENINTAKASLQYDLAIVESKINQTESKIKNLPDDQQELIKIKRKYDLNDNIYSTFLQKRSEADIVKAANLSDIHFIDPAKDVGGGLIGPKTGVNYILALFLGLLLPLLVITILFFVNNTIYNPEDVSKLTSIPLIGIVGVDPDKNNLAVFDKPKSPLSESFRAIRSSLQFLYKKNNVEGAKTLMITSSISGEGKTFCSINIATVFALSEKKTVIVGMDLRKPKLFDEFNLDNSVGVVNYLIKDKSLSEIVYQTSIPFLDVILSGPVPPNPSELILNDGMKELMDELKSKYDYIILDTPPIGLVADSLELTQYCDVTLYIVRQNFTKKEMITLLNNRISRGELHNTSIILNGFENKAKYGGGYGYGYGYGNSNYSNGYHEVEKKKSLIEKIGIKKKK from the coding sequence ATGTTAGATATTAAAGATTTTGCAGTTTTTGAAAATGTTCCAAGTTTTGATTTTAAGGGATTTTTACTTAAAATATTAAGCTATTGGAAATGGTTTTTAATATCTGTATTTTTTGCCTTAATGGTAGCTTATCAGGTTAATATACGCAAAGAAAAAATTTACAGTATTGAAACTTTAATTTCGGCCAAAGAAGAAACCAATCCTCTTTTTACCTCAAGCACTAATCTGGTTTTTAATTGGGGTGGTGCTTCAGATCAGATCCAGACTATTTTAACAACATTACAATCTCGTTCTCATAATGAGTTAGTTGTTGATAAACTGCAATTTTATATTGATTATCTGGTTCAGGGTAAGTATAATCTTATTGATGCTTACGGTGCAGTTCCATTTCATGTTGATATTGATAAAATGCAAGGGCAATTAGCAGGAACTCTAATCGGAATAAAATTTGTAAGTGAAAATGAATATCAAATAAAAATACTTTTCGAAGGATCTTCAGTTTCTGTAATTCATTATTCAGATAATAGTTATGCCAATACTTCTGTTGTTGAAGGAGAGTTTATTAAAAAGTACAAAGTTGGAGAACAAGTGTCCTTGCCTTTTTTGAATTGGAAACTGCAAATAAATGACAACCCAGGGCTTTATAAAGGGAATGAATACTTTGTTCGATTTAATGACTTCAATGGAACTGTTTCGGCTTATAGAAATCTGAATGTTAGAGCTGATGATAAAGGGAGTTCGATAATCACTTTGGGAATGCAAGGCACGAATAAAGCCAGGATGGTTGAGTATCTTAATTCTACGGTGAAGATGCTGATGAAAAGGCAATTAGATAATAAAAATCTGTTTGCAACTAATACTATTAATTTCATTGACAGTACGCTTGTTGCAATGGAATCTCAATTAAAAAAAACGGGAGATGAGCTAAAGTCTTTTAGAAAAGGTAAAAATATTTTTGAAGTTGAAGGAAATGGAGGAGCTAAGTTTTCGGATAAAATTCTTGATTTCGATGTAGAGAAGGATGCAGTAAACAGAAAAATAACTTATTATAATTCTTTAAAAACGTATTTAAAAAATAGTGTGGATTATTCAAAACTTCCGGCTCCCTCGGTTGCAGGAATTGAAGATCCAAATATTGTTGTCAATGTATCTAAGCTAATAGCACTTTCTACTCAAAGATCGGAAATGGCTTATGCAGTAAAAAGTGAAAAAATATTTCGGGATTTTGACAATCAAATGGAAGCCGTTAAGAATGTTTTATTAGAAAACATTAATACTGCTAAGGCATCTTTGCAATATGATTTAGCAATAGTTGAAAGTAAAATTAATCAGACAGAAAGTAAAATCAAGAACCTTCCGGATGATCAGCAAGAGTTAATTAAGATTAAAAGGAAATACGATTTGAATGATAATATCTATAGTACTTTTTTGCAAAAAAGAAGTGAAGCAGATATTGTAAAAGCGGCCAATCTATCCGATATTCATTTTATTGATCCTGCAAAAGATGTTGGCGGCGGACTTATAGGCCCTAAAACAGGAGTGAATTACATCTTGGCATTATTTCTTGGATTACTGTTGCCGTTGCTGGTAATTACAATTCTTTTTTTTGTAAATAATACTATTTACAATCCTGAGGATGTCAGCAAATTGACATCTATTCCTTTAATTGGTATTGTTGGGGTTGATCCGGATAAAAACAATCTAGCTGTTTTTGATAAACCAAAATCACCATTATCTGAATCCTTTAGAGCGATTCGGTCATCTCTTCAGTTTTTATACAAAAAGAATAATGTTGAAGGAGCCAAAACTCTCATGATAACATCATCAATTAGTGGCGAAGGGAAGACTTTTTGTTCTATAAATATAGCAACTGTATTTGCCTTAAGCGAAAAAAAGACTGTAATTGTTGGGATGGATTTGAGAAAGCCGAAACTATTTGATGAATTTAATTTGGATAATTCTGTGGGAGTTGTCAATTATTTGATTAAAGATAAAAGTTTGAGTGAAATTGTATATCAGACTTCAATTCCATTTCTAGATGTGATATTGTCTGGGCCAGTACCTCCTAATCCGTCTGAGTTAATTTTGAATGATGGGATGAAAGAATTGATGGATGAGCTTAAAAGCAAGTATGATTATATTATTCTTGATACACCTCCAATTGGTTTAGTAGCCGATTCACTTGAACTGACACAATATTGTGATGTTACTTTATATATTGTAAGGCAAAATTTTACAAAAAAAGAGATGATAACTTTGTTGAATAATAGGATTAGCCGAGGCGAACTTCATAATACAAGTATCATTTTGAATGGATTCGAAAATAAAGCTAAGTATGGAGGAGGCTATGGTTATGGCTATGGCTACGGTAATAGTAATTATTCAAATGGTTATCATGAAGTTGAAAAGAAAAAAAGTTTAATAGAGAAAATTGGGATTAAGAAAAAGAAATAG
- a CDS encoding SDR family oxidoreductase, with the protein MTENNRNTILITGGAGFIGSNLCEYFLSKNYNVVCLDNFATGHRYNLEDFLNNDNFYLIEGDIRNLETCHQAVQGVDYVLHQAALGSVPRSINDPITTNDVNVSGFLNMLVAARDANVKRFVYAASSSTYGDSLGLPKVEEVIGKPLSPYAITKYVNELYAEIFSRTYGLETIGLRYFNVFGRKQDPNGAYAAVIPKFVMQLMQHESPKINGDGNYSRDFTYIDNVIQMNELAMTTENPEAINTVYNTAYGDRNTLNDLVGYLKTFLTEYDSEIAKIKIEYGSNRAGDIPHSLASIDKAKSILGYNPKFSLQEGLKEAVNWYWENLSRNKG; encoded by the coding sequence ATGACTGAAAATAATAGAAATACAATTCTAATTACTGGAGGGGCAGGATTTATTGGGTCTAATTTATGCGAGTATTTTTTATCCAAAAATTACAATGTAGTTTGTCTAGATAATTTTGCAACTGGTCATCGATATAATTTGGAAGATTTTCTTAATAATGATAATTTCTATTTGATTGAAGGCGATATACGGAATTTAGAAACCTGCCATCAAGCCGTACAAGGGGTTGATTATGTTTTGCATCAGGCAGCATTAGGCTCGGTTCCAAGATCAATAAATGATCCGATAACGACAAATGACGTTAATGTTTCTGGTTTTTTGAATATGTTAGTAGCCGCAAGAGATGCTAATGTTAAACGATTTGTTTACGCAGCAAGTTCTTCAACGTATGGAGATTCTTTGGGTTTGCCAAAAGTCGAAGAAGTTATAGGAAAACCGCTTTCTCCTTATGCTATTACAAAATATGTAAACGAGCTGTATGCTGAAATTTTCAGCAGAACTTATGGGTTGGAAACTATTGGTTTGCGTTATTTTAATGTTTTCGGGAGGAAACAAGATCCTAATGGGGCTTATGCGGCAGTAATTCCAAAGTTTGTAATGCAATTAATGCAGCATGAAAGTCCAAAAATAAATGGTGATGGGAATTATTCACGGGATTTTACGTATATCGATAATGTGATTCAAATGAATGAGTTGGCAATGACAACAGAAAATCCAGAAGCAATAAATACAGTTTATAATACAGCTTATGGAGATCGCAATACATTGAATGATTTGGTCGGTTACTTGAAAACATTTTTAACCGAATATGATTCTGAGATTGCAAAAATAAAAATTGAATATGGCTCTAATAGAGCTGGAGATATTCCTCATTCATTAGCCAGTATCGATAAAGCCAAATCAATTTTAGGATACAATCCTAAATTTTCCTTGCAAGAAGGTTTGAAGGAAGCCGTGAATTGGTATTGGGAGAATCTTAGCAGAAATAAAGGATAG
- a CDS encoding UDP-glucose 6-dehydrogenase, whose product MKITKICCIGAGYVGGPTMAVIAQKCPHIQVTVVDLNSDRIAAWNDENTDNIPIYEPGLDAIVAEARGRNLFFSTEVDKAINEAQIIFISVNTPTKTYGKGKGMAADLKYIELCARQIAKVAKDNKIVVEKSTLPVRTAEAIKSILDTTGNGVQFQILSNPEFLAEGTAVEDLLNPDRILIGGDTSAEGEEAIRSLVDVYSNWVSPEKILTTNVWSSELSKLTANAFLAQRISSINAMSELCEKTGADVNEVARAIGMDSRIGSKFLKASVGFGGSCFQKDILNLVYIAKSYGLNEVADYWEQVIIINDHQKRRFSNNIVQTLYNTVADKRITFLGWAFKKDTNDTRESAAIYVADDLINEQAKIVVYDPKVPRKKILADLNYLGTRSSEENSNSIITFDDPYRSCKDAHAIAVLTEWDEFIGYDWQKIYDSMQKPAFVFDGRNILDKGALEKIGFIYQAIGS is encoded by the coding sequence ATGAAAATTACAAAAATTTGCTGTATTGGGGCTGGATATGTTGGTGGTCCGACTATGGCTGTTATTGCGCAAAAATGCCCTCACATTCAAGTAACAGTTGTAGATTTGAATTCAGATAGAATTGCTGCATGGAATGATGAAAATACGGACAATATTCCAATTTATGAGCCTGGTTTGGATGCTATTGTTGCTGAAGCCAGAGGAAGAAATTTGTTTTTTTCAACGGAAGTTGACAAGGCAATAAATGAAGCTCAAATCATTTTTATATCTGTGAATACGCCTACTAAAACGTATGGTAAAGGAAAAGGAATGGCGGCTGATTTGAAATATATTGAATTGTGTGCAAGGCAAATTGCAAAAGTAGCTAAAGACAATAAGATTGTTGTTGAAAAATCAACTTTGCCCGTTCGCACTGCTGAAGCTATTAAGAGTATTCTCGATACAACAGGAAATGGAGTTCAGTTTCAAATACTTTCAAATCCTGAGTTTTTAGCAGAGGGAACTGCTGTTGAGGATTTGTTGAATCCAGACAGAATATTAATTGGAGGGGATACTTCAGCTGAAGGAGAAGAAGCAATTCGATCTTTGGTTGATGTGTATTCTAATTGGGTTAGTCCAGAGAAAATATTGACGACAAATGTCTGGTCATCAGAGCTGTCAAAATTAACCGCAAATGCTTTTTTGGCACAAAGAATATCGTCTATCAATGCGATGTCGGAGTTATGTGAAAAAACGGGTGCCGATGTTAATGAAGTAGCTAGAGCAATTGGAATGGACAGCAGAATCGGGTCAAAATTTCTTAAAGCTTCGGTAGGATTTGGCGGTTCTTGTTTTCAGAAAGATATTTTGAATTTGGTTTATATTGCAAAATCATACGGATTAAATGAAGTGGCCGATTATTGGGAACAGGTAATCATTATAAATGACCATCAAAAGCGTCGTTTTTCAAATAATATTGTGCAAACACTTTATAACACAGTTGCAGATAAAAGAATTACTTTTTTGGGTTGGGCATTTAAGAAAGACACCAATGATACTAGGGAATCTGCAGCGATATATGTAGCTGATGATTTGATTAATGAGCAAGCAAAAATTGTGGTTTATGATCCTAAGGTTCCGAGAAAGAAAATATTAGCGGATTTAAATTATTTAGGAACTAGAAGTTCGGAAGAAAATAGTAATAGCATTATTACTTTTGATGATCCATATCGGTCTTGTAAAGATGCTCATGCCATTGCAGTACTCACAGAGTGGGATGAATTTATAGGCTACGATTGGCAAAAAATATATGACAGTATGCAAAAGCCTGCTTTTGTTTTTGATGGTAGAAATATATTAGATAAAGGGGCATTAGAAAAAATTGGTTTTATATATCAGGCTATAGGCTCATAA
- a CDS encoding nucleotide sugar dehydrogenase, whose amino-acid sequence MNKDIKIAVIGLGYVGLPLARLFATQFPVVGFDINLSRVKALQSGIDSTLEVDSETLQSVLVQNGSHKIGLFCSSEVKDIADCNYFIVTVPTPVDKNNRPDLTPLYKSSETVGSVLKKGDIVIYESTVYPGVTEEECVPVLEKVSGLQFNVDFFAGYSPERINPGDKEHTVDKILKITSGSTPEIGQKVDNLYQSVIIAGTHLAPSIKVAEAAKVIENSQRDINIAFVNELAKIFNLLDIDTTAVLKAAGTKWNFLPFKPGLVGGHCIGVDPYYLAQKAQEKGYHPEIILAGRRLNDSMGEYVASQVVKLMIKSGISINGASLLMLGITFKENCPDVRNTKIVDVIKALEDYGIQITIFDPWANPAEVNHEYGLKTINEKPDAVFDAVVLGVAHEEFLNLNINLLRKENSVLYDVKGILVDKVDGRL is encoded by the coding sequence TTGAATAAAGACATAAAAATTGCAGTAATAGGTTTGGGTTATGTTGGTTTGCCTTTAGCTAGATTGTTTGCTACCCAATTTCCAGTTGTAGGTTTTGATATTAATCTGTCAAGAGTTAAAGCATTGCAATCGGGAATAGATAGTACTCTAGAGGTTGATAGTGAAACTTTGCAAAGCGTATTAGTTCAAAATGGAAGTCATAAAATCGGACTATTTTGTTCTTCAGAAGTAAAAGATATTGCAGACTGTAATTATTTTATTGTTACAGTTCCAACACCTGTTGATAAAAATAATCGGCCTGATTTGACTCCTTTATACAAGTCTAGTGAAACAGTTGGTTCTGTTTTAAAAAAAGGAGATATTGTTATTTATGAGTCTACAGTTTATCCGGGAGTTACAGAAGAGGAATGTGTACCAGTCTTAGAAAAAGTTTCGGGATTACAATTTAATGTAGATTTTTTTGCAGGATATTCTCCTGAACGGATTAATCCAGGGGATAAAGAGCATACCGTTGATAAAATATTAAAAATTACTTCAGGTTCTACACCAGAAATTGGGCAAAAAGTAGACAATTTGTATCAATCCGTAATTATTGCCGGAACGCATCTTGCTCCTTCGATAAAAGTAGCAGAAGCGGCTAAGGTAATCGAGAATTCACAGCGGGATATTAATATCGCTTTTGTCAATGAATTAGCAAAAATTTTCAACCTTTTGGATATCGACACAACAGCTGTACTTAAAGCAGCGGGTACCAAATGGAATTTTTTACCTTTTAAGCCTGGTTTAGTAGGCGGGCATTGCATAGGGGTAGATCCATACTATTTAGCACAAAAAGCCCAAGAAAAAGGGTATCATCCTGAAATTATATTAGCAGGTCGCCGTTTAAATGACAGTATGGGCGAATATGTTGCTTCTCAGGTAGTGAAGCTTATGATTAAAAGTGGGATTTCGATCAATGGTGCTAGTTTATTGATGTTAGGCATTACCTTTAAAGAAAATTGTCCAGATGTTCGTAATACTAAAATTGTGGATGTAATAAAAGCATTGGAAGATTATGGAATTCAGATTACTATTTTTGATCCATGGGCTAATCCAGCTGAAGTGAATCATGAATATGGGCTAAAAACCATAAATGAAAAGCCTGATGCGGTTTTTGATGCTGTAGTTTTGGGTGTTGCCCATGAAGAGTTTTTAAATTTAAACATCAATTTACTAAGAAAAGAGAATAGTGTGCTTTATGATGTTAAGGGGATTCTGGTTGATAAGGTAGATGGTAGATTGTGA
- the rfbB gene encoding dTDP-glucose 4,6-dehydratase, with product MKKILITGGAGFIGSHVVRRFVNNYPNYQIFNLDALTYAGNLENIKDIENEPNYTFVKGDITDENFIDNLFQEQLFDGVIHLAAESHVDRSIEDPLAFVRTNVIGTMNLLNAAKKIWLGNFDGKRFYHVSTDEVYGSLGAEGLFTETTPYDPNSPYSASKASSDHFVRAYGETYGLPYVITNCSNNYGPFHFPEKLIPLFINNIINNKPLPVYGDGNYTRDWLFVKDHAVAIDLVFHDGKNHETYNIGGFNEWKNIDLVKVLCEIMDQKLGRVNGESAQLITYVKDRPGHDLRYAIDASKINTQLGWKPSVTFEQGLEHTIDWYLDNQDWLNNVTSGAYASYYEKQYS from the coding sequence ATGAAAAAAATACTTATTACAGGAGGAGCTGGTTTTATTGGTTCACATGTTGTAAGACGATTTGTGAATAATTATCCAAATTACCAAATTTTTAATTTGGATGCTTTGACCTATGCTGGAAATTTAGAAAACATCAAGGATATAGAAAACGAACCTAATTATACTTTCGTAAAAGGAGATATTACCGATGAAAATTTTATTGATAATTTGTTTCAAGAACAATTGTTTGATGGAGTGATTCATTTGGCTGCTGAGTCTCATGTTGACCGTTCTATTGAAGATCCTTTGGCTTTTGTGAGAACCAATGTGATTGGTACTATGAATTTGTTAAATGCTGCCAAAAAAATATGGTTAGGAAATTTTGATGGAAAACGTTTTTACCATGTAAGTACCGATGAAGTTTATGGTTCACTTGGAGCTGAAGGTTTGTTTACAGAAACTACTCCATACGATCCTAATTCACCTTATTCGGCGTCCAAAGCAAGTTCAGATCATTTTGTTCGTGCCTACGGTGAAACCTATGGCTTGCCTTACGTAATTACAAATTGTTCTAATAATTATGGTCCTTTCCATTTTCCGGAAAAATTGATTCCACTGTTTATTAATAATATTATCAATAACAAGCCATTACCCGTTTATGGAGATGGGAATTATACAAGAGATTGGCTGTTTGTAAAAGATCATGCTGTTGCCATCGACTTAGTATTCCACGATGGGAAAAATCATGAAACCTACAATATTGGTGGTTTTAACGAATGGAAGAATATTGATTTAGTTAAGGTTTTATGTGAAATCATGGATCAAAAATTAGGAAGAGTAAATGGAGAGTCTGCTCAATTAATTACGTATGTGAAAGACAGGCCAGGACATGATTTACGTTATGCTATCGATGCTTCAAAAATAAACACTCAGTTAGGATGGAAGCCGTCTGTAACGTTTGAACAAGGTTTAGAACATACTATTGATTGGTATTTGGATAATCAAGACTGGCTGAATAATGTAACTTCTGGAGCTTATGCTTCCTATTATGAAAAACAATATTCTTAG
- a CDS encoding UpxY family transcription antiterminator gives MNWYVVYTKPKWEKKVAERLNEIGIIAYCPLMTKLSQWSDRKKKIQVPMFNSYIFVQIEEKQRNVIFEVPGAIRYLFWLGKPAIVKEKEIKIIQDWLNEPNVFEVVVDKWQQGDKIILESGPFLAQSAIVKEIKQNHYILILESLGCILKVKKK, from the coding sequence ATGAACTGGTACGTAGTTTATACCAAGCCCAAATGGGAAAAGAAAGTTGCGGAACGGTTGAATGAAATAGGTATTATTGCCTATTGTCCATTGATGACTAAATTGAGTCAATGGTCAGACCGTAAAAAAAAGATACAAGTACCAATGTTTAATTCCTATATTTTTGTACAAATTGAAGAGAAACAGCGCAATGTTATTTTTGAAGTGCCTGGCGCTATCCGATATTTGTTTTGGTTGGGAAAACCTGCTATTGTAAAAGAAAAAGAAATTAAAATTATTCAAGATTGGCTGAATGAACCAAATGTCTTTGAGGTAGTGGTTGATAAATGGCAGCAAGGTGATAAGATTATATTAGAGTCGGGTCCGTTTTTGGCACAATCGGCAATTGTAAAAGAGATAAAACAGAATCATTATATACTTATTTTAGAATCTTTGGGATGTATTCTTAAAGTTAAAAAAAAATAG